DNA from Garra rufa chromosome 5, GarRuf1.0, whole genome shotgun sequence:
CTTTATATGACATTAATAATAACTGAATTGGGACAAATAAAGTTCCTATAAAAAGTGTACTCGTATTTGTACTCGTGTTCATGTTGATAGAACTCTCATACAGTCATGCCATTTGTAAAATTTCAGTTGCTCGATTCAATCCGATTCGTGTACGAATCATTCTAACCAAACCGGTTCAGTTGACTCGCTGAAAAGATCCAACTTAAAAGATTCGCCGCCAAAGTTCAAATCTCCATCGCTTCTCTGAGGAAAATAAACATGGCCACGAGGAAGTATTTCCGCAGATCAGTTCAGGAGAAAAAGCGTATACTCGAGAAATATGACCAGCTTCCTCCAATGTCCCAAAGAGCTGCAGCGCGTCTGCTAAACATCTCAGGGCCTCTGCTTTGCACCTGGCTCCGGAAAAGGAATATCAAAAATGCCAAGTCAAACCTTCCTAAGACTGTTTTTCCATCTCGAAAGACGCCTCGAGTAGAAGCTGCACTCTGGAAGTGGATCGATACTTCCCTTCAGAACGGAATCACAGTAGATGATTCAACGATTCGTAAAAAGGCGACTCGAGTGGCTTCAGAAATGGGTCTCTGTAATTTCAGGGCGAGCACAGAATGGTTGACGCGGTTCAAAACACGGGAGGCAGTAATACGAGAAATGTTCCAGGTCGACCGAAAAGAAAGAGACGCAACAGAAGAGCTCAAATCTGACAATAAAGCGGCGGAGCCTACGAACAACCTTACAACCAGAAAGACGCATCGAATCGAAGCTGCACTGTGGCGGTGGATCGATCGTTCTCGAGAGAGCGGTGTTAACGTAGACGAATCGACCATTCGTTCAAAAGCGGCTCGGTTGGCCCGGACTGTGGGCTTCCGTAGTTTCAGAGCGAACACAGAATGGTTCACACGCTTTAAAACCCGAGAGGGAGTCGTACGAGCGATGTTCCAGATCGGCCGACATAATCGGTCATGCAATAACAAGACTGTGGCACAACTGGTACCAAGGATGGATTTTACATCTACAAAGACGCGACAAATTGAAGCTGCGCTTTGGAGATGGATAGATCATTCTCGAGAGAGGGGTATTACACTAAATGATCGAAAGATTTGTTCAGAAGCAACTCGGCTGGCTAGGATGATGGGATTCTGTAACTTTCGGGCAAGCACAACCTGGTTCAACCGTTTTAAAACCCGGGAGAATGTTGTACGAGAGATGTTCCAGTGTTCAGAAAATACACAAAGTTACCAAACTGAGGACAGAAGTGTGTCCGAACAATCTGAGAGCACAACGGACCAGTCTAATGATGAAAGTGACACATTATCGGATCTGGACGTTCCAAAACTCGCACCGACTGTGGTCACAGCAGAGCTCAACGATGGTTTACACACGGTCACTGTACCTTCACTGTGGCAAATGAAAGAGGCTATGAAAACACTAGCAACCGGGCTAATGTACAGAGGATTCTGTGACTTCAAACTTCTTCATCAGTTTGAAAAAGAGGTTGATAGTGTTTTGAGAAGATCTATGACCCTAGGAACACAAAACGGCTTTCAAGCCTAAAATTGTGGGCTAAATTCATATGGACTTAAGTGTGCTGTAGATTGTTAGAGACTGCTAGTGTAAATATAGCACAATCATAACAGGACTGGGCCAGTTGTTAAAAGCAATCTGATCTGAATTTTGGCCATAGGAggtcatttttattatgttttttatggTTCTGTTAAGAACCTTGAACATgcagaaaatgttctttataATCAATAAAAAGattctttatatttttaaattgttcttcgaaatggttcttttagtagctgttcactgaaaggtttgggggactaaaaatggttcttctatggcatcactggaAAAAAACCccctttggaacctttatttttacgaGTGTTGGATCAAAActtgaaaatggaaaaaaaggaTTCTGAATTCAGATTAGATCACAACATCTTTGTTTTGATCTGGATTAAATCCTCAGTTTGTGTTGTTCAAAATGTTTTGGTAAGATTTGGATACTTTTGATCCCAAAAAAAATTGATTATTCTGATCCCACCAAAATCTTGGATTTCagtaacaaaaatgtaataaaactgtAGAACTGGTccaaaaaatacaacattttaacaTATAATATATCCCCAAATTCCCAAACAGCTTTCAATATCAATCAAAAATATTCTATTtcatttaaagtttaaagatTGTAAACTACATTGGCGGAATCAAAACAGGACAGGGCCCAGGTGTTCTATATAATCTGATGGGATTTTGGCCAtcgaaggttctttattggcatctttattggttctacaaagaaccttgaacatccatggaaactttcaaatgcagaaaagtttctttatagtAAAAGAggttctttagttttttttttaaatgttcttaaattgttcttttaggaactgttcactgaaaggttctttggggaaccaaagaTGGCTCTTctttggcatcactgcaaaaacacccttttggaacttttatttttcagagtgttaaatcaaatcttgaaaatgggtttttcaaaagaataaaaaaggatTCTGAATTTGGATTAGATCACAAAAGCCTATCTTGGTTTCAATCTGGATTAAATCCACAGTTTGTGTTGTTCAAAACGTTTTAATGAGATTGGAGACTTTTGATTAAAAAACTATTATTCTGATCCCAGCAGAATTGTGTATTTTAgtgacaaaaatgtaataaaacttgaaaactgtcaaaaaaatacaacattttaacaTGTTATATAGCCCTAAATTCCCAAACTGCTGTCAATATCAAACAAAAATATTGTATTccatttaaagtttaaaaattgTAAACTACGTTGGCACAATCATAACAGGACAGGGGCCAGGTGTTCAAAAGTAATCTGATCGGATATTGGCCATCggaggttctttattggcatcaatggctCATCCattgaacctttcaaatgcagaaaagtttatttatagtaaaaaaatagattctttcgatttttaaaAAGATCTttgaaatggttcttttaggaactgttcactacaAGATTCTTTGGGGagttaaaaatggttcttctatggcatcactgtaaaaacacccttttggaacctttattgttaagagtgttggatcaaatcttgaaaatgggttgttCAAAATAAAAAAGGATTCTGAATTTGGATTAGATCACAAAATCTAATCTTGGTTTTGATATGGATTAACACAAAGGTTTGTGTTGTTCAATCCGGATTATTCTGCATCAGAAAGGTGGATTTcaggaacaaaaatgtaataaaactttaATTTGAACATGTAGTAAATGCCCAAACAGCTGTCAATATCAAACAtttcaaacacatttttttttttaaactacattGGAATGATTATCAGAGATGGACCAGTCAGAAGTAGTTATTTGTGTAAACGCAATGCAAAACTAAAATGCAAAACATTGgcattccattttttttatttccatcACCATGTCCCTTTAGGGGCTCCGTATGGTAATCCAGATTTGGAAATCTGAAAAAGTGTGTATCTGGATCAGAGTGATCCAATCCAATTTTGCTTTGAAAAACTGACACAAAAGTAAAATGGTAATCCTGGATAGCAAAACATAGGATTTCCAAATCCAGATCATTGTGATCCAGATTAAATGTATTTGAACAACTGGCCCCTGCATGGGTTTAGTTCATATGTATTTAGATGTGTTGTGAATTGTCAGAGGCTAGGTTCTACACAGACTCTCTCAGATGACCACATGAGGGCGCCAAGTGTTTGTTATAACACATTTCCCTATGTTGGAAACGTGGTTccatcaagtaaaaaaaaaaaaacccagtttTTAGGCTATTTTGTAGCATTAATGTGTATTACATTATTAAGGTGCTTAATTTGTCTGACGATTTTGGTTTAAATGTTTGTACACTGATATTATTTTTGCACAAAGAAATAAAAGCTTTTAATCAAAACCCACAATTCCTTTTTTACACAAATAACAGTTAGTTAGACCAAATATTTGCCTTTATAAAAAGCCACTGAAGCTTATGAAGCAAGACAGAATAAATTACCAAGCTCCTATTTGAGTAAGGCTGTGTAACCTAATTTGCATAAACATGAGTAATTTATGAATAATAAATGTCCTTGTATTCAGCGTGATCCATTAATTTGCATATCACCATGGCACTACAGTTATTTTTCCTGTGTGCTGTGCTACCATGAAGCGATAAGAGCCTGCACAAAACACCATCAAAAGGTGAGTATTTATTGCCTTTTTACACTCTCTAGTCTCCAGCTGTTGTTGAGGCATGATATATGTGTTATAGCCTAAATAACTGTCTTTTTTCATGCTTTTGAGTGGGCACTGGCTGTTGTATGCTCGTAGGGATGTTGTCAGTATGTGGCTACAATCACTAGTATGTACTAGTGCTCTGTCATTGTGTGAATTGCATAAACATGATGTTTCGTTGCATTATTGATGAGATGCAAGCTCTGCCTTATGCAGCTGCATGGGAAGATGCAAAAACTGGAGAAGTGATGGATCATGATACTCAAAGATGTTACTTGATATATAAATGTGTCTTTGATGGCAGCTTCTCAGACCCTCAGTCAGTGTTTTATCATTATCAGGTGGTCTGGTCAAATTAAAATCTCATTTCCATGTAGCACAGGTATGGACAGATAGTCTGAATCCATCAGAGGTCATTTGCATGATCTGTTTGTCATGCAGCAGCTGATATCTGCTGTCAAGCACTGCCTTCAGCCTGAAAATGCGGGCTTTAGGTTGCCAAGAAATTTTACAGTTTGACATTTGGTATTTAATGCAGGTGGAGATGACTGCCTTTATCCTTAAATTGTGAATTTACTCTGGCAGATGACTTTAGTTATCAGCTGATGTCTTTGGGTGTTGTTGTTTCAGTCAGTTTAGAACAGGCAGGAAATCAGCTGTATCTGACACTGTGCCTCAGGTATATCTTTATTTATCTTCTGTCAATATTTCCTCTCTGTAATTTGGACAAATGATGCATACTGATGGTTATGAATAAATCAATGTCCAGGCTTGGTAAATTGATGGTGTGGAGAGATAGAAATGTCTTGTATTACTGTCGCCGTGATGAACAGCTGTCACCGTGCCCCTCGACGGCCGGATACACGAGGCAAAAAGTCGAAGATTATTGTGCTGAGGCTCCTTGTTGAGGTCTGAGCAAATAATAAACTCGTTATGTTGTATTCAAGCTCAAGTATGTTTTATGCACATATTGAAAGTGTATGTCAGTGCTTTCTTTTGGCTCGGATCATCTTGAAGGAGCAATATTGtggcattgaccctgccctttaTTTCTGTTATAGTAGATTGCAATGTTGTGAGCACTGCAACACAAAGCCCTTGAAAAATCTTCCATAGAATTTACCTGCATAATGTCAGTCAATGTTGCCCATCAAAATGATTGTCCATAGGCTACAAGTGCATAATGGCTCATGCATGTTACAAGAACATCCATTCAGATGCTCCATTGTGGCCTTTATCAACTTAACACCATACAGACTCTATAAAAAACCCACAAAGCTCACTAAGTTCAGTGCAATATGTTGGGAAAAAATATGTAAATTGAATTAGTTATGTAAATTACCCTACTGCAATATCTTGgagctctacactcttaaaaataaaggttccaaaggggtgtttttgcagtgatgccatagaagaaccatttttagttccccaaagaacctttcagtgaacagttcttaaaagaaccctTTTGAAGAACATCTAAATAATCTTTTtcgaatataaaaaaaacttttctgtatttgaaaggttccatggatgccaataaagaacctttatttttaagtgttagTAAAATATTGTACATACTATTCCTCTTCAGACGTGTATGATGTAACAACATTTTTAGACAATTTATGGTACAActttgtcatttgttaacatgaacaatacattcttaatctttgttaatgttagttaatgaaaatacagttgttcattgtttgttcatgttagttcgcactgcattaacattaactaagatgaataaatgctgtagaagtgttgtttcattcttagttcatgttaactaatgttaactaatgaaccttattgtaaagtgttgcccaatttattttcattttttattgtatgtgatcctgaaccacaaaaccagtcataagggtcatttttaaaatggAAATTTATTCATCTGAAtgaatatgctttccattgatttttttttttaggatagaacaatatttggctgagatacaaatatttgaaaatctggaatctgagggtgcaaaaaaaatctaaatcaaagtcacctttaaagttgtccaaatgaagttcttagcaatgcatattaataaataaaaaaaatcagttttaaaatatttatggtaggaaatttactaaatatcttaatggaacatgatctttgtttaataccctaataatttttggcataaaaaaactataattttgacccatacaatgtatttttggctattgctacaaatatacttgtagATGCTTAAGActggtgttgtggtccagggtcacatatattgtttaatttatcagttttagtatttttacatttacattaagtCATTGTTAGATAATAGCAAATATTTTTTCaatacataattttaatttttgcacTGTAACAATGCATAAattcacatttaaaatattttatttctttgtttcaatttaaatgtatttagccAAAACTGTAAAGAATTGTAATGTTGTCCACTTATTGTATATTGGCACAGAAATCAATGTTTTTTTATACTTATAATTTTGTACATTTATAATATTTGATTGATCTTGTGTTGCTTGCACTTTTTCCAGCATAGTCAAATTTACATTTATGTTGACAATGAttaatatttagcttttttctctctctctcttacactgTTTTTAAACCCAAGTTTTTGGTTTCGGCTTTGTCATATTTGGATGTGTACCCGACTCTGGCACTGAACAAAGGCAAGCCCAGGCGTTCACATATCATCCACTCTTTATGCAAAATTAATGCATGCACCCCCACGACAGCATGATTTAATTTCCTCCTTTCATTTTCTGTCGCCCGTTGCCATGGACACCGACAGAGGGCTGTTGTGATATTAGCTGCTACAATATGGACAAGTGCAGCTCTCTCCATGAAGCAAACAGCTACTAAATCACATGACCTCATCAAATCTCTATTCTGCTTGCAGACTGGCTGGCACTGTGCCATGATCAAGGGCTGTAATATATTCATAGCTTACTTACAATTTCACGTTGACGATTTATGTCAGACGTACCGTTCGACTCATTGGAAGTGTTATATTGACAAAACCAAACTATTTCGAAAATGCATTTGACAGAAACACAACCAATATTCCCATAACACGTTTTTAGAGGGTCGCAGGATGCTATTGGCTTGTGGTCCTCATTGCGACAAAGGCGATTGCACTAGACAGGATGGCGTCATAACACCATGCACAGTGTTGACTGTGTTGCCACCCAGATCATGTTGCCTGCAATGACCAATTGTGTGTGTTTATGCGCGTGTGTGGAAGCGTATTAGTCTGCCAGCGGAGTAATGTATGCCTGTGAATCCAAGTGTGGAGATCAAAATGTTTAGTCTCAGGTTGGCATCGGGCACCCTTCCCCCATCAGCTCCACCCCCAACACACACACCGCAGGTCCCATCCTAACCATCTCTCTCTAATTGGGCTCTGTCTAGATTCCTCAGCTTAATATTGCACCTTATTTGCCTCTACTACACCACACTACAATGCCGACTTTAAGTTTAAGTTTCAAAACTGGCTTAAATACACTCTTCtattgcagtgatgccatagaagaaccatttttggttcctcaaagaacctttcagtgaacagttcttaaaagaaccattttgaagaacattttaaaaatctaaagaaccatttttgactataaggaaccttttctgcatttgaaaggtttcaaAGATggaaaaggttcttcatggaaccatcgatgccaataaagaacctttatattCAAGAGTGTAGTTTAAAAAACAATAttgaattcaaaataaataacGACATTTTTGCACTTTTGTAGAACTGCACATAGCTGAATAACTTAACTATGAACTAAACCAACACTGAACTGACTTGAACTAATGACACAATTGTCTTTCTAGAGGTGTATACTAGTTTCTGTAATTGATTCTAGATCAATAGAATAGATTTTGTGTCTGGTTTGCCAACAGGTTTGCGATTTCATCTGtgtctagctatttttagctgcacactgtaaaaaaacaacaacaacaaaacaaacacttgctgccttaaaattttaagttctgtcaactcaaataagtttagtcaacttgaaatgttaagttgtactaagtgacaacttagatattcgaGTTGACTAAACCaaaaattggtttgttaaacttaaaagctgtgtttgttacaccactgccttaaaattttaagttgaatcaactcaaatatctaagctgTCACTTAgtaaaacttaacatttcaagttgactaaacgttttttgagttgactaaacttaaaatgttaaggcagcggggaaactaattattttaagttgactcaacaaatagttttttacagtgtacaaaacagcttgttttgctgcatgatattgcaaattggtgtgtcttaccgtattattttaatgtattatcttaattatgaacacactgattTGTATTGCAAACAGTTTTATAGTTTACTCCAtgctgttattcttcttgttatttccctatagcggctaacgAACCGGAAGTCTCATCCATAGACTTGCTTCCATGTTGAAGCATGATGGATTGCATAAAGCACTATAGAAATCAAGGTTCGTCCATTGATGAATTGCTTGTTTTTTAGGTGCACAATTCCTTTATGTAACTTACTTGATTGTAAGATTTTACAACAGgctgtaattaaataataatttatcagTTTatcctaaatgtgaccctggaccatttgtagcaatacccaaaaatacattgtatgggtaaaaattatttatttttcttttatgccaaaaatcattaggatattaagtcaagatcatattccatgacaatattttgtaaatttcctaccataaatatattaaaacaaatagATAGCTCAGTAAAAATGAAAACTCGGTCATGATTTACTCTGCCTCACGCACTCAAAGCAATTGTTTTTCAAATTAATTCCACagatgaaagaaagtcatacaggtttagaacaacataagggtgaataaACAATGCCagagtttttgttttttggtgaactatgcctttaagcgTTTAATTTATTACAGAGCTTATTCGCAAGCATTTCAAGCAGTGACTAAGAAAATATAGGCTAAGTGGACACTCCTGTACGCCCAAATCTAAATTCCGACCACTCGTTCTGACACACTTCTCAATAGCAGTGTGCCCTGTCAATATAGCTGGAGGTGAATAGATAATCAGACAGCAATCAGAAATTGAGATCTGCCATTCAAAGGCTATCTGAGTGTGGACGAAGAAGAGGACGGGCAGCCTGAGAGTGCAAGCATTCATGTGAAAATCCAATCCTTCACAGTACACAGCCCCCGCAAAGCCTGCAGAATGACCCTTTTATCAAAGTGCCATGTCCGTAGCTCTCCAAATAGCCAGTGCGCTCTCAAGGAATAGATGCATGTACAAACCTGGCTGAGTAATGTATGACCTGTCTTCACAATGTTATGGGTTTCTGACCCTGccgtaagtgtgtgtgtgtgtgtgtgtgtgtgtgtgtgtgtgtgtgtgtgtgtgtgtgtgtgtgtgtgtgtgtgtgtgcctggtattcatcacgttgtggggaccaaatgtccccacaaggataggaataccagtagattttgaccttgtggggacatttctcaggtccccatgaggaaacaggcttataaatcatgcacaaatagttttttttatgaagtaaaagtgtgcacaatctcctgtgagggctaggtttaggtgtagggtaggtgtagggcgatagaaagtacggtttgtacagtatgaaaaccattacgcctatggaatgtccccataaaacatgtaaacccaacatgtgtgtgtgtgtgtgtgtgtgtgtgtgtgtgtgtgtacctggtattcatcacgttgtggggaccaaatgtccccacaaggataggaataccagtaaattttgaccttgtggggacatttctcaggtccccatgaggaaacaggcttataaatcatgcacaatgagtttttttgaggaagtaaaagtttgcacaatctcctgtgagggctaggtttaggtgtagggtaggtgtagggccatagaaaatacggtttgtacagtataaaaaccattacgcctatggaatgtccccataaaacatgtaaaccagtgtgtgtgtgtgtgtgtgtgtgtgtgtgtgtgtgtgtgtgtgtgtgtgtgtgtgtgtgtgtgtgtgttgagagaGTGTGTCTGTATGTTGTCCATGGTATGTTTTGAAATGGGTTTCTTATGTTCAGGCATACAAAGCATTAAATGTGTTATTCATGTGGCTTTCACATGTGAAAATTTTATTTTCCTGATAGCCTTGAGAGTGTTGAATTGACTGTGATCGTAGGGCAAGAAGGATTTACTAACACTGAGAGATTTAAAAAATGCCATTCAGATGTATCATTTTTCTACACAAATTGCTGAAAGCTGTTTCTTGAAAAAGAAACTGTGATGTCATGAGATCAATGACAATCTCCAGTTCATGAGCAAAAGCAGAAAATATACGCATTTTAAATGTAATCACGAGATGACTTAGGCCTACATGATTTGCATATTTTAATTCATACAGCGTGCTGGATTTATCATTTAAAACGTATAGTT
Protein-coding regions in this window:
- the LOC141334309 gene encoding uncharacterized protein, whose protein sequence is MATRKYFRRSVQEKKRILEKYDQLPPMSQRAAARLLNISGPLLCTWLRKRNIKNAKSNLPKTVFPSRKTPRVEAALWKWIDTSLQNGITVDDSTIRKKATRVASEMGLCNFRASTEWLTRFKTREAVIREMFQVDRKERDATEELKSDNKAAEPTNNLTTRKTHRIEAALWRWIDRSRESGVNVDESTIRSKAARLARTVGFRSFRANTEWFTRFKTREGVVRAMFQIGRHNRSCNNKTVAQLVPRMDFTSTKTRQIEAALWRWIDHSRERGITLNDRKICSEATRLARMMGFCNFRASTTWFNRFKTRENVVREMFQCSENTQSYQTEDRSVSEQSESTTDQSNDESDTLSDLDVPKLAPTVVTAELNDGLHTVTVPSLWQMKEAMKTLATGLMYRGFCDFKLLHQFEKEVDSVLRRSMTLGTQNGFQA